From Pelotomaculum schinkii, one genomic window encodes:
- a CDS encoding dihydroorotase codes for MKLLIRGGTVVEPVDGRMLEQDVLLSDGRIAGTGRNLSAAGAEVIDASGKLVVPGLVDMHVHLREPGYEAKETLLTGARAAVRGGFTSVACMPNTNPVVDNAALVSYIKNTAAALGLARVYPVGAISRGSRGEELAEMGHMKKAGAAAFSDDGQPVADAGLMRRAMQYARMLGMTVISHCENKELSLGGTMHEGYVSTLLGLKGIPASSEEVMVARDLLLAEETGCRLHIAHVSTAGSVRLVREAKARGIRVTAEVTPHHFTLTDEAVVGYDTSTKVNPPLRTAFDVAAVKEGLADGTIDVIATDHAPHTIEEKDVEYERAPFGMVGLETAMGLVWTELVVGGVLTPLQAVTKMTLHPARVLNIPGGTLGAGAPADITIIDPAASETVDPSLFESKGRNTPFAGRALKGLPWAAIVGGRLVMVERRIADSLE; via the coding sequence TTGAAGCTGCTTATTAGAGGCGGTACAGTGGTCGAGCCTGTGGATGGCAGAATGCTTGAACAGGATGTTTTGTTGTCTGACGGCAGAATTGCCGGGACCGGCAGGAACCTGAGCGCCGCCGGAGCCGAAGTAATTGACGCGTCAGGCAAGCTGGTTGTGCCGGGTCTGGTTGATATGCATGTGCACCTGCGCGAACCAGGCTATGAAGCTAAGGAGACCTTGCTTACCGGCGCCCGCGCCGCCGTGCGCGGGGGCTTTACCTCCGTAGCCTGCATGCCCAACACCAACCCGGTAGTCGACAACGCCGCCCTGGTATCCTATATAAAGAATACCGCTGCGGCGCTTGGCTTGGCCCGCGTTTATCCGGTAGGCGCCATTTCCCGCGGCAGCAGGGGGGAAGAGCTGGCCGAAATGGGCCATATGAAAAAAGCCGGCGCGGCGGCCTTCTCCGATGATGGACAGCCGGTGGCCGACGCCGGTCTGATGCGCCGGGCCATGCAGTACGCCCGGATGCTGGGCATGACCGTCATCTCTCACTGTGAAAATAAAGAGTTGTCTTTGGGTGGGACGATGCACGAGGGTTACGTGTCTACCCTGCTGGGCTTAAAAGGAATACCCGCATCCAGCGAGGAGGTAATGGTGGCCCGCGACCTTTTGTTGGCCGAAGAGACCGGCTGCAGGCTGCACATCGCCCACGTCAGCACTGCCGGTTCGGTGCGGTTGGTCCGCGAGGCCAAAGCCAGGGGGATCCGGGTAACCGCCGAGGTTACCCCTCACCACTTCACCCTTACCGATGAAGCGGTAGTCGGCTACGATACTTCGACCAAAGTCAACCCGCCCCTGCGCACAGCTTTTGACGTGGCTGCGGTTAAAGAAGGGCTGGCCGACGGGACCATAGATGTAATCGCCACCGACCATGCCCCGCACACCATTGAGGAGAAGGATGTTGAATACGAGCGCGCGCCGTTTGGCATGGTCGGGCTGGAAACAGCGATGGGGCTGGTCTGGACCGAACTGGTGGTTGGCGGCGTGCTGACACCGCTGCAGGCAGTGACGAAGATGACACTGCATCCGGCCCGGGTGCTGAACATACCCGGAGGAACCCTGGGGGCCGGCGCCCCAGCCGACATCACCATAATTGACCCAGCCGCGTCAGAAACAGTGGACCCGTCCCTTTTTGAGAGCAAGGGCAGGAATACACCCTTTGCCGGCCGGGCGCTAAAAGGCTTGCCTTGGGCTGCCATTGTGGGGGGACGGTTAGTGATGGTGGAGCGCCGCATAGCGGATAGCTTGGAATAA
- a CDS encoding YqhV family protein gives MFIEKIVFGMAGLRILSATIEFTAAMLMLKFGRVETAFKINALLALIGPTILLTVTSLGLVGLAGKVSSGGIGLIMLGVALIFLGINRI, from the coding sequence ATGTTTATTGAAAAAATAGTGTTCGGGATGGCGGGGTTAAGGATCCTGTCCGCTACCATAGAATTCACGGCGGCCATGTTGATGCTCAAGTTTGGCCGGGTCGAGACAGCTTTTAAAATTAACGCCTTGCTGGCTCTAATCGGCCCGACGATCCTGCTCACCGTGACCAGCCTGGGCCTGGTGGGCCTGGCCGGTAAGGTTTCATCAGGCGGAATAGGCCTGATTATGCTAGGTGTCGCCCTGATTTTTTTGGGAATAAACCGTATTTGA
- the pyrR gene encoding bifunctional pyr operon transcriptional regulator/uracil phosphoribosyltransferase PyrR encodes MTKEKAQILDQEGIRRSLTRIAHEIIERNKGTGNLVLIGIRRRGVPLAERLAERIKDIEGSSVPVGTLDITLYRDDLTTMAYQPLVRSTEVPFSVSGKTVVLVDDVIYTGRTIRAALDAVIDLGRPRVIQLAVLIDRGHRELPIRPDYVGKNVPTSRKEEALVKLNEIDGEERVIILELPD; translated from the coding sequence ATGACCAAGGAAAAGGCTCAAATCCTGGATCAGGAAGGTATCCGCCGGTCTCTGACCAGGATTGCCCACGAAATCATTGAACGCAATAAGGGGACCGGCAATCTTGTGCTGATCGGCATCCGCCGCCGGGGAGTGCCTCTGGCCGAACGGCTGGCGGAGCGGATTAAGGATATCGAGGGCAGCTCAGTGCCGGTAGGCACCCTTGACATCACACTTTACCGGGATGATTTGACCACCATGGCCTACCAGCCGCTGGTCCGGTCGACCGAGGTGCCTTTTTCGGTATCCGGCAAGACGGTGGTGCTGGTAGATGATGTGATTTACACCGGCAGGACCATCCGGGCAGCCTTAGACGCGGTGATAGACCTGGGCAGGCCGAGGGTCATCCAATTGGCGGTCCTGATTGACAGGGGCCACAGGGAATTGCCGATCCGGCCTGATTACGTTGGTAAGAATGTTCCGACGTCCAGAAAAGAAGAGGCGTTAGTCAAATTAAACGAAATTGACGGTGAGGAGAGGGTGATTATCCTTGAACTCCCGGACTAA
- a CDS encoding aspartate carbamoyltransferase catalytic subunit, whose protein sequence is MAINGKDLISLKNIPAETIKLILDTAEPMKEIIKRQIKKVPTLRGRTVVTVFYEASTRTRTSFELAAKYLSADVVNIAAATSSVSKGESLKDTARTITSMGADVVVLRHPMAGASELLARTVDASVINAGDGAHEHPTQALLDLFTVREKKGRLEGLKVAIVGDILHSRVARSDIWGYTTMGAEVRLAGPATLMPPGIEKTGARVYNDLEEALEGADVVNILRIQLERQRQGLFPGLREYAVMFGINRDRLKLAAPDALVMHPGPMNRGVEISPEVADGLQSVINTQVTNGVAVRMALLYLLTGGAHIEAAY, encoded by the coding sequence ATGGCCATAAACGGGAAGGATCTGATCAGCCTGAAAAATATCCCGGCTGAGACAATCAAGCTGATCCTGGACACGGCTGAACCCATGAAGGAAATCATAAAAAGGCAAATAAAAAAGGTCCCCACCCTGCGGGGGCGGACGGTGGTGACGGTCTTTTACGAGGCCAGTACCCGTACCAGGACGTCCTTTGAACTGGCGGCAAAATACTTGAGCGCCGACGTGGTCAACATTGCCGCGGCGACCAGCAGTGTCAGCAAAGGAGAAAGCCTTAAAGATACGGCCCGTACTATCACGTCCATGGGAGCGGACGTGGTGGTGCTGCGCCACCCCATGGCCGGGGCTTCGGAACTGCTGGCCCGTACCGTGGACGCTTCAGTAATAAACGCTGGAGACGGCGCCCACGAGCACCCGACTCAGGCGTTATTGGACCTATTTACGGTAAGGGAAAAGAAGGGCCGGCTGGAAGGACTCAAAGTTGCCATAGTTGGTGATATCCTGCATAGCCGGGTAGCCCGCTCCGACATCTGGGGCTACACCACGATGGGAGCCGAGGTGAGGCTGGCCGGTCCGGCCACCCTGATGCCGCCCGGTATCGAGAAGACAGGCGCCCGCGTTTACAACGACCTCGAGGAGGCTCTGGAAGGAGCCGACGTGGTCAACATCCTCCGGATCCAGCTGGAAAGGCAGCGGCAGGGCCTGTTCCCGGGCCTGCGTGAGTATGCCGTCATGTTCGGCATTAACCGGGACAGGCTCAAACTGGCCGCCCCGGACGCCCTGGTGATGCATCCGGGTCCGATGAACCGGGGAGTGGAGATATCTCCCGAGGTGGCCGACGGCCTGCAATCGGTTATTAATACACAGGTTACCAACGGGGTTGCTGTGCGTATGGCGCTATTATACCTGTTGACAGGAGGTGCCCACATTGAAGCTGCTTATTAG
- the carA gene encoding glutamine-hydrolyzing carbamoyl-phosphate synthase small subunit, giving the protein MQAMLALEDGTIFTGEAFGSTGERWGEVVFNTGMTGYQEVLTDPSYCGQIVVMTYPLIGNYGIMKEDFESKRSFVRGFVVREECRHPSNWRLAETIDSFLKKENVIGLSGIDTRALTRHLRSFGTMRGVISTGTNDVQALVERAKNCPQLTGQELVPTVATTKSYTFPGPGRRVALIDFGAKQNIIRCLQERDCEVVVAPYNITAQEVMSLNPAGVVLSNGPGDPTDVPYAIKTARELVGHVPILGICLGHQILGLAMGCKTYKMKFGHRGANHPVKDLITGRVYISSHNHGFSVDEESMRGLDVIVSHRNLNDDTVEGLKHKFLPVFSVQYHPEASPGPKDSEYIFDQFMDMMTGKEA; this is encoded by the coding sequence ATGCAGGCAATGCTGGCTCTGGAAGACGGAACCATATTTACCGGCGAAGCTTTTGGCTCAACCGGTGAGAGATGGGGGGAAGTTGTATTCAATACCGGTATGACCGGTTACCAGGAGGTCCTTACCGACCCCTCCTATTGCGGTCAAATTGTGGTGATGACTTATCCTCTCATTGGCAACTACGGTATCATGAAAGAGGATTTCGAGTCCAAAAGATCGTTTGTCCGCGGTTTTGTGGTACGGGAAGAGTGCAGGCATCCGAGCAACTGGCGCCTGGCCGAAACCATCGACAGCTTCCTTAAAAAGGAGAATGTGATAGGTCTCTCCGGCATCGATACCAGGGCTCTGACCAGACATCTCCGTAGTTTCGGGACCATGCGCGGCGTAATCAGTACCGGTACCAACGACGTGCAGGCACTGGTGGAGCGGGCCAAAAACTGCCCCCAGTTGACCGGGCAGGAGCTTGTACCCACCGTGGCTACGACGAAAAGCTACACCTTTCCCGGGCCGGGGCGCCGGGTGGCGCTGATCGATTTCGGCGCCAAACAGAACATCATTCGCTGCTTGCAGGAGAGGGACTGCGAAGTGGTAGTGGCGCCTTACAACATCACCGCTCAAGAAGTCATGTCCCTGAACCCGGCCGGGGTGGTCCTTTCCAACGGACCCGGCGATCCCACCGACGTACCATATGCGATTAAGACCGCCAGGGAACTGGTAGGTCACGTGCCCATCCTGGGCATTTGTCTTGGCCATCAGATTTTGGGTTTAGCCATGGGTTGTAAAACCTACAAGATGAAGTTCGGCCACCGCGGAGCCAACCACCCGGTGAAAGATTTGATTACCGGCCGGGTTTACATTTCTTCACACAACCACGGTTTCTCTGTTGACGAGGAATCAATGCGGGGCTTGGATGTCATTGTCTCCCACCGCAACTTGAACGACGATACGGTGGAAGGGCTAAAGCATAAATTCCTGCCCGTTTTTTCAGTGCAGTATCACCCTGAAGCCTCACCAGGGCCGAAGGATTCAGAATACATCTTTGATCAATTCATGGACATGATGACCGGGAAGGAGGCGTAA
- a CDS encoding transposase → MATTLSKQEATPDLVREIIHRRWDIENTLFHELKGNWNMEHCYIHQEIAFQVILWIMFLAVNLLWLFLHRNRRKDSGFSAREIAEKMRSALEYIRDRSLARYLFDTS, encoded by the coding sequence GTGGCCACCACCCTGAGCAAACAGGAAGCGACCCCGGATCTAGTCCGGGAGATCATTCATAGGAGGTGGGATATCGAGAACACCCTCTTTCACGAACTCAAAGGAAACTGGAACATGGAGCACTGCTACATCCACCAGGAGATCGCCTTCCAGGTCATACTGTGGATCATGTTTCTGGCGGTCAACCTCCTCTGGCTGTTCCTTCACAGGAACAGGCGCAAGGACAGCGGCTTCAGCGCCCGGGAGATAGCGGAGAAGATGCGGAGCGCCCTGGAATACATCAGGGACAGGAGCCTGGCCCGCTATCTCTTCGACACGAGCTAG
- a CDS encoding phosphosulfolactate synthase, with protein sequence MGGQAHSSMWMELLDFPLPGRLSKPRTQGLTMVIDKGLGLHETKDLLHTAGAYIDFIKLGFGTSGLYPQDLLEEKINMVKACGIDIYPGGTFLEIAVLQGKLKDYLAYAKDLGYTAVEISDGTIKIPPEVRERAICMALEHDLKVLTEVGNKDPRDRVEVGRYIEQILSDLEQGAFKVILEGRESGKGAGFYDPEGRFLADDVEQVLAAVGDPQPLIWEAPLKQQQLELILRFGPNVNLGNIAPAELLSLEALRVGLRGDTLRPICRESV encoded by the coding sequence ATGGGGGGACAAGCACATTCCAGTATGTGGATGGAACTGCTGGATTTTCCTCTGCCAGGGAGGTTAAGCAAACCAAGGACCCAGGGGCTTACCATGGTCATAGATAAGGGCCTGGGCCTGCATGAAACAAAAGATTTATTGCATACGGCCGGTGCATACATAGATTTTATAAAACTCGGCTTCGGGACATCAGGCCTGTATCCCCAGGATCTCCTGGAAGAGAAAATCAACATGGTCAAGGCTTGCGGTATTGACATATACCCCGGCGGTACCTTCCTGGAGATTGCGGTGCTGCAGGGAAAGCTTAAAGATTACCTGGCTTATGCCAAGGACCTCGGCTACACCGCCGTGGAAATTTCCGACGGCACCATTAAAATACCACCAGAGGTGAGAGAGCGGGCTATATGTATGGCCCTGGAACATGATTTAAAAGTATTGACCGAGGTTGGCAATAAAGACCCGCGGGACCGGGTCGAAGTAGGCCGCTATATCGAACAAATTCTGAGTGACCTGGAACAAGGCGCCTTCAAGGTCATCCTGGAAGGCCGCGAGTCGGGCAAAGGCGCCGGCTTTTATGACCCGGAGGGACGCTTCCTGGCCGACGATGTGGAACAAGTGCTCGCGGCCGTGGGCGACCCGCAGCCGTTGATTTGGGAGGCCCCGCTGAAACAGCAGCAACTGGAATTAATCCTCCGCTTCGGCCCGAACGTCAACCTGGGAAATATCGCGCCGGCAGAGCTGCTGTCACTGGAAGCCCTGCGGGTTGGGCTG
- a CDS encoding S-layer homology domain-containing protein, with the protein MILTRKTKKGRGRALAVLLAAMLILSCLPAGMAFGATAAPAAPTISPNGGSITVSTTVGIEASTTVSQDVYYTDDGSDPSVSSPVYTAPFHAPSVPSTYTVKAAVYDASTGQWSEVARALFLVVDNATGAPDAPVINPNGGSITLSTKIGFDAALTVNQDVYYTTDGSWPYTDTGSVNATVYAAPFTLPTGTYTVNAAVYDAGAKLWSEVATAAFTVRSSGGGGGGGGGTSTDKPSVKTEAATEITDTSAVLNGSITSNKGYDITDYGFYWGTTSSALTDKLAVGTDDQEGDFTATLDDLTAETTYYFKAYATNEKGTSYGAVKSFTTEESGYTEPTTPPTSEAFSDVPLSHWAYDVISQMSSAGYVYGYPDGTFKPDNTITRAEFVTVIDRVLELQAYNPATPDFYDVSPGDWFYTSVESSFNAGIIKGYGDGIFGPGRSITREELATLMVNALGKQGEAAASISESTAFTDDAQISSWARGSIVVAVKYGLLKGYPDGSFQPQNNATRAEACTMISNFLSARGGTDSLSE; encoded by the coding sequence TTGATATTGACAAGGAAGACGAAGAAAGGGAGGGGAAGGGCTCTGGCGGTCTTGCTGGCTGCCATGCTCATCCTGTCCTGCCTGCCGGCGGGGATGGCTTTCGGCGCCACAGCCGCTCCGGCGGCACCGACGATCAGCCCGAACGGCGGCAGCATTACCGTGTCCACCACTGTGGGCATCGAGGCCAGCACGACAGTCAGTCAGGACGTCTACTACACCGATGATGGGAGTGACCCATCTGTCAGCAGCCCCGTCTACACGGCACCGTTCCACGCACCGTCAGTGCCGAGCACCTATACGGTGAAGGCGGCGGTGTATGATGCGAGCACCGGGCAGTGGAGCGAGGTGGCCAGAGCCTTGTTCCTGGTGGTGGATAACGCCACAGGCGCTCCGGATGCCCCGGTGATCAACCCGAACGGCGGCAGCATCACCCTATCGACCAAAATAGGTTTCGATGCCGCCCTGACGGTCAACCAGGACGTCTACTACACCACGGATGGGAGCTGGCCCTATACGGATACCGGCTCAGTCAACGCCACTGTCTACGCGGCGCCATTTACCCTGCCGACGGGCACCTATACGGTGAATGCGGCGGTGTATGATGCGGGTGCCAAGCTGTGGAGCGAGGTGGCCACAGCCGCCTTTACCGTCAGGTCTTCCGGCGGCGGCGGTGGCGGCGGTGGTGGTACGTCGACGGACAAGCCCAGCGTGAAGACGGAGGCGGCCACAGAGATCACGGATACCTCCGCCGTCCTGAACGGCAGCATTACCTCCAACAAAGGATACGACATCACCGACTACGGCTTCTACTGGGGCACCACCTCCAGCGCCCTCACCGACAAGCTGGCCGTGGGCACGGATGACCAGGAAGGCGATTTCACGGCGACCCTGGACGATCTGACCGCAGAAACCACCTACTACTTCAAGGCCTATGCCACAAATGAGAAAGGGACATCGTACGGAGCGGTGAAGAGCTTCACTACCGAGGAGTCGGGTTATACTGAGCCGACGACTCCCCCTACAAGCGAGGCATTCTCCGACGTCCCCCTGTCTCATTGGGCCTATGACGTCATCAGCCAGATGAGCAGCGCCGGCTATGTGTACGGCTACCCGGACGGTACCTTCAAGCCCGACAACACCATCACCAGGGCGGAGTTTGTCACCGTCATCGACAGGGTGCTGGAGCTGCAGGCCTATAACCCGGCCACGCCCGACTTCTACGACGTCTCCCCGGGGGACTGGTTCTATACGAGCGTGGAGAGCTCGTTCAATGCGGGCATCATCAAGGGTTATGGCGATGGCATCTTTGGCCCGGGCAGATCGATCACCCGGGAGGAACTGGCCACCCTCATGGTCAACGCCCTAGGCAAGCAGGGCGAGGCTGCGGCCAGCATCAGCGAGAGCACCGCCTTCACGGATGATGCCCAGATTTCCTCCTGGGCGAGAGGCTCCATCGTGGTTGCGGTGAAGTACGGATTGCTGAAAGGCTACCCTGACGGCAGCTTCCAGCCGCAGAACAATGCCACCCGTGCCGAGGCCTGCACCATGATCAGCAATTTCCTGAGCGCGAGAGGCGGCACAGACAGCCTCTCCGAGTAA
- the carB gene encoding carbamoyl-phosphate synthase large subunit: MPLKQDIKKVMVIGSGPIIIGQAAEFDYAGTQACRSLREEGLEVVLINSNPATIMTDANMADRVYIEPLTLEFVTRVIRQEKPDGLLPTLGGQVGLNLALQLAESGVLEQEGVKLLGTPLDAIKRAEDREMFKDMLQAINEPVPDSAIVSTLDEAMAFAEKVGLPLIVRPAYTLGGTGGGIARTMEELRAITTKGLKYSIINQALIEQCVVGWKEIEYEVMRDGADNCITICNMENIDPMGIHTGDSIVVAPSQTLSDKEYQLLRTASLKIIRALGIEGGCNVQFALDPASFQYYVIEVNPRVSRSSALASKATGYPIAKVAAKIAIGLNLDEIRNAVTGKTYACFEPALDYVVVKYPRWPFDKFAKGDRTLGTQMKATGEVMSINRTFEGALLKAVRSLEIGLDHMDLPGVETLSLEELEARLAGADDERLFLVAEALYRGMTCEKVHEITKIDHFFLEKIQGILLLEEEIKAAGAAKLSPGLLERAKKFGFSDAYLAKKTGLSVTDIRSLRKEQGILPTFKMVDTCAAEFEAETPYYYSSYDQEDEAEASTRRKVVVLGSGPIRIGQGIEFDYCSVHSVWALQEENYEAIIINNNPETVSTDFDTADRLYFEPLVAENVLNILDREKPEGVIVQFGGQTAINLAKPLENAGIKILGTSVEDIDRAEDRERFDQLLIELGIPKPPGRTAFSVEEAVVIANDIGYPVLVRPSYVLGGRAMEIVYNHEELLGYMSSAVKVTPEHPVLVDKYISGKELEVDAISDGTDVLIPGIMEHIERAGVHSGDSTAVYPPQTLSRRTKEQVVAYTTQLAKALNVKGLINIQYVLQGEQLYVLEVNPRSSRTVPFISKITGIPMVNLATRLIMGRTLKELGYQGGLYPESEFVGVKVPVFSFAKLLQVDISLGPEMKSTGEVMGVDRDFYRAFYKAILAAGRMFPREGTALVTIADRDKEETLPIIKGLAELGYKIRATAGTAAMLKEAGLPVDQVKKVHEGSPNIVDCIRANKVNLVINTLTRGKNPERDGFQIRRTAVEHGVPCMTSLDTARVILDVLAGHKEDGDFKMVPLQEYLR, from the coding sequence ATGCCGCTCAAGCAAGATATCAAGAAGGTTATGGTAATTGGCTCCGGCCCCATTATTATCGGCCAGGCGGCAGAGTTTGATTATGCCGGCACCCAGGCCTGCCGCTCCCTGCGGGAAGAAGGACTGGAAGTGGTCCTGATTAATTCCAACCCGGCCACGATCATGACTGACGCCAATATGGCCGACCGTGTCTATATCGAGCCCCTGACCCTGGAATTTGTAACCAGGGTTATCCGGCAGGAAAAGCCGGACGGTTTGCTGCCCACTCTGGGCGGGCAGGTGGGCCTCAACCTGGCCCTCCAGTTGGCCGAGTCCGGCGTACTGGAACAGGAGGGGGTGAAGCTCCTGGGCACCCCTCTGGACGCCATTAAACGGGCCGAGGACCGGGAAATGTTCAAAGATATGCTGCAGGCCATCAACGAGCCCGTCCCTGACAGCGCCATCGTATCCACCCTGGATGAAGCAATGGCCTTTGCCGAAAAAGTAGGCCTGCCGCTGATTGTCAGGCCGGCCTATACCCTGGGCGGCACCGGCGGCGGCATTGCCCGCACCATGGAGGAACTCAGGGCCATCACCACCAAAGGTCTGAAATACAGCATTATCAACCAGGCGCTGATCGAGCAGTGTGTGGTGGGGTGGAAGGAAATTGAGTACGAGGTGATGCGGGACGGCGCCGACAACTGCATCACCATTTGCAATATGGAAAACATTGACCCCATGGGAATCCATACCGGGGACAGTATCGTGGTGGCGCCCTCCCAGACCTTGAGTGATAAGGAATACCAGCTTTTGCGGACCGCCTCGCTGAAAATTATCCGCGCCCTGGGTATCGAGGGCGGCTGCAATGTGCAGTTTGCGCTTGACCCGGCCAGCTTCCAGTACTATGTCATTGAGGTCAACCCGCGGGTGTCCCGTTCCTCGGCCCTGGCTTCCAAGGCCACCGGCTACCCTATCGCCAAGGTGGCCGCCAAGATCGCTATCGGCCTGAACCTGGATGAAATCAGGAATGCCGTTACCGGCAAAACCTACGCCTGTTTTGAGCCTGCCCTCGACTACGTAGTTGTCAAGTACCCCCGCTGGCCCTTTGACAAATTTGCCAAGGGGGACCGTACACTGGGCACGCAGATGAAGGCCACCGGAGAGGTCATGTCGATCAACCGCACCTTTGAGGGGGCGCTTTTAAAAGCCGTCCGCTCCCTGGAAATCGGCCTCGATCACATGGATCTGCCCGGTGTGGAAACATTAAGCCTTGAGGAACTTGAAGCAAGGCTGGCTGGCGCCGACGACGAGCGGTTGTTCCTGGTGGCGGAGGCGCTGTACCGGGGCATGACCTGTGAGAAGGTCCACGAAATAACCAAGATTGACCACTTTTTCCTGGAGAAAATCCAGGGCATACTGCTCCTTGAGGAAGAAATCAAGGCCGCCGGAGCAGCAAAGCTTAGCCCCGGGCTGCTGGAGAGAGCTAAAAAATTCGGTTTTTCCGACGCCTACCTGGCTAAAAAGACCGGCCTGAGCGTCACAGATATACGTTCCCTGCGCAAAGAGCAAGGAATCCTGCCTACGTTTAAGATGGTCGACACCTGCGCCGCCGAGTTCGAGGCTGAGACGCCCTACTACTATTCATCTTACGATCAGGAGGACGAAGCGGAGGCCTCCACCCGCCGTAAGGTGGTGGTGCTGGGTTCCGGGCCCATCCGCATCGGTCAGGGAATTGAATTCGACTACTGCTCGGTGCACTCGGTGTGGGCGCTGCAGGAGGAAAATTATGAAGCCATCATCATTAACAATAACCCGGAAACTGTCAGCACAGATTTTGACACGGCCGACCGGCTGTATTTCGAACCTCTGGTTGCGGAGAATGTGCTGAACATTTTGGACCGGGAAAAACCGGAGGGGGTTATCGTCCAGTTCGGCGGCCAGACCGCCATCAACCTGGCCAAGCCCCTGGAAAACGCCGGTATAAAAATCCTCGGCACCTCCGTTGAAGATATTGACCGGGCGGAGGACCGTGAGAGGTTTGATCAACTTCTGATTGAGTTGGGCATACCCAAACCGCCCGGGCGGACTGCCTTTTCCGTGGAGGAGGCCGTGGTTATAGCCAATGATATAGGCTACCCGGTGCTGGTCCGGCCTTCCTATGTCCTGGGCGGGCGCGCCATGGAGATTGTATATAACCACGAGGAACTTTTAGGCTACATGTCCAGCGCCGTCAAAGTTACCCCCGAACACCCCGTGCTGGTGGATAAATATATCTCCGGCAAGGAACTGGAGGTTGACGCCATCTCTGACGGGACGGACGTTTTAATCCCGGGCATCATGGAGCATATCGAGAGAGCCGGGGTGCACTCCGGTGACAGTACCGCTGTCTACCCGCCCCAGACGCTGAGCCGGCGCACCAAAGAGCAGGTGGTGGCCTACACTACCCAGCTGGCCAAAGCGCTGAACGTCAAAGGCCTGATTAATATTCAGTACGTCCTGCAGGGGGAACAGCTGTATGTGCTCGAGGTAAACCCTCGCTCCAGCCGGACGGTACCGTTTATTAGCAAGATTACCGGTATCCCCATGGTCAACCTGGCGACCAGGCTGATTATGGGCAGGACCTTAAAGGAACTGGGCTACCAGGGCGGGCTTTACCCGGAAAGTGAATTTGTAGGCGTCAAGGTGCCGGTCTTCTCCTTCGCCAAGCTGCTCCAGGTCGATATTTCACTGGGGCCGGAGATGAAATCCACCGGTGAGGTGATGGGGGTTGACCGTGATTTTTACCGGGCGTTTTATAAGGCCATTTTGGCGGCGGGCAGAATGTTCCCCAGGGAAGGGACCGCCCTGGTTACCATCGCCGACCGGGACAAGGAAGAGACCCTGCCCATCATCAAGGGGCTGGCGGAGCTGGGCTATAAAATCCGGGCCACCGCGGGAACCGCGGCTATGCTGAAGGAGGCAGGGCTGCCGGTCGACCAGGTCAAGAAGGTACACGAGGGTTCCCCGAATATAGTTGACTGCATCAGGGCCAACAAGGTCAACCTGGTCATAAATACCCTGACCAGGGGCAAGAACCCGGAGCGGGACGGCTTCCAGATTCGCCGCACGGCAGTGGAGCATGGTGTGCCCTGTATGACCTCACTGGACACCGCACGGGTGATCCTGGACGTGCTGGCCGGCCATAAAGAAGACGGTGATTTCAAAATGGTCCCGCTGCAGGAGTACCTCCGGTAA